One window of the Vigna radiata var. radiata cultivar VC1973A unplaced genomic scaffold, Vradiata_ver6 scaffold_361, whole genome shotgun sequence genome contains the following:
- the LOC106779612 gene encoding poly(A)-specific ribonuclease PARN-like isoform X3: protein MPLHSASDILFTARMKNKFRGWRDGLLNEQNLEDQIQGITEDSKFQEIFFEMHPALRLNGFTSHQLKLIHLVIRKHFKDLSYISVNSEASGLQHLVVYTDSKDELNLLLKKVKEENHGAEKMKIQAAVGLRHVIDLLSSEQKLIVGHNCFLDIAHVYSKFIGPLPGTPEEFVTSVNKYFPHIVDTKILLNTNFMLQEKMKRSRKSLAAAFTSFCPQIAAGSRTSYLGSLSHVKVDVEVDEVRSSSWNPGGKHEAGYDAFMTGCIFAQLCSDLGIDYKLHDSSKQLALDEKLQNYINRLYLSWMHGDIIDLTTGNKVADSSPSHSLRRRYPKILFENIVIIWGFPSALKANEIRMCISKVFGPTSIVSLFHLDATAVFVQFSETQLVSDFLSLKNTLERSDGALLVLHPLSKLLEGGNTCAANYGTYKEICGSPLSECLFADQAKAVGIKWKTKLPEYKVVLGAEEHENSSVRGNVNIAMENVQRTKPNKIDQLRNAPSRRQVSPYGDEDSCVAEGNL, encoded by the exons ATGCCGTTGCACAGTGCATCAGACATTTTGTTCACTGCacgaatgaaaaacaaattccGTGGATGGCGCGATGGGTTATTAAATGAGCAAAATCTAGAAGACCAAATTCAAGGAATTACAGAAGACTCAAAATTTCAAGAGATATTTTTTGAGATGCATCCAGCTCTTAGGCTTAATGGATTCACCTCTCACCAGCTTAAATTGATTCATTTG GTCATCAGAAAACACTTCAAAGATCTTTCTTATATCAGTGTGAACAGTGAGGCTTCCGGTTTACAGCATTTAGTTGTGTATACAGACTCAAAGGATGAATTAAATTTACTTCTG aaaaaagtgaaagaagaaaatcatggggcagaaaagatgaaaattcaAGCTGCTGTGGGACTTCGCCATGTTATTGATCTCCTTTCATCGGAACAGAAGCTGATTGTTGGTCACAATTGTTTTCTAG ATATTGCTCATGTCTACAGCAAATTTATAGGCCCTCTTCCTGGTACTCCTGAAGAGTTTGTTACCTCAGTTAACAAGTACTTTCCACACATTGTTGACACCAAGATACTTCTGAACACTAATTTTATGCtccaagaaaagatgaaaagatcCAGAAAATCACTGGCAGCTGCATTCACTTCATTTTGTCCTCAAATTGCAGCTGGTTCAAGAACCAGTTATCTAGGTTCACTCTCACATGTGAAAGTGGACGTTGAAGTCGATGAAGTGAG ATCATCCAGCTGGAACCCTGGAGGCAAGCATGAGGCAGGATATGATGCCTTCATGACTGGATGCATCTTTGCCCAGTTATGCAGCGATTTAGGTATTGATTACAAACTCCACGATTCTTCAAAACAATTAGCCCTTGACGAGAAACTGCAGAATTATATTAATCGTCTATATCTTAGTTGGATGCATGGGGACATTATTGATCTAACTACTGGTAATAAGGTTGCCGATTCTTCACCCAGTCATAGCCTCAGGAGGCGGTACccaaaaattttgtttgagaaCATTGTTATTATTTGGGGATTTCCTTCTGCGCTGAAGGCAAATGAAATAAGAATGTGCATATCTAAAGTATTTGGTCCAACTTCTATAGTTTCTCTCTTCCACCTGGATGCAACTGCAGTATTCGTTCAGTTTAGTGAAACACAACTAGTTTCtgattttctttcattgaaGAACACCTTAGAGAGAAGTGATGGTGCACTATTGGTTTTGCATCCACTGTCAAAACTTTTGGAAGGTGGAAATACATGTGCTGCTAATTATGGTacttataaagaaatttgcgGCTCACCCTTATCAGAATGCCTGTTTGCTGATCAGGCAAAGGCAGTTGGTATAAAGTGGAAGACCAAATTGCCAGAATACAAGGTAGTATTGGGGGCCGAAGAACATGAAAATTCAAGTGTAAGAGGTAATGTAAATATTGCTATGGAGAATGTGCAAAGGACGAAGCCAAACAAAATTGATCAATTGCGAAATGCTCCATCTCGGAGACAAGTCTCCCCATATGGGGATGAAGATTCTTGTGTTGCAGAAGGCAACTTGTGA
- the LOC106779612 gene encoding poly(A)-specific ribonuclease PARN-like isoform X2, whose protein sequence is MDFLAKYQFDFNACIHEGISYLSREQEREALRNLNSAHDSEWSDICKLKDVRDMPLHSASDILFTARMKNKFRGWRDGLLNEQNLEDQIQGITEDSKFQEIFFEMHPALRLNGFTSHQLKLIHLVIRKHFKDLSYISVNSEASGLQHLVVYTDSKDELNLLLKKVKEENHGAEKMKIQAAVGLRHVIDLLSSEQKLIVGHNCFLDIAHVYSKFIGPLPGTPEEFVTSVNKYFPHIVDTKILLNTNFMLQEKMKRSRKSLAAAFTSFCPQIAAGSRTSYLGSLSHVKVDVEVDEVRSSSWNPGGKHEAGYDAFMTGCIFAQLCSDLGIDYKLHDSSKQLALDEKLQNYINRLYLSWMHGDIIDLTTGNKVADSSPSHSLRRRYPKILFENIVIIWGFPSALKANEIRMCISKVFGPTSIVSLFHLDATAVFVQFSETQLVSDFLSLKNTLERSDGALLVLHPLSKLLEGGNTCAANYGTYKEICGSPLSECLFADQAKAVGIKWKTKLPEYKVVLGAEEHENSSVRGNVNIAMENVQRTKPNKIDQLRNAPSRRQVSPYGDEDSCVAEGNL, encoded by the exons ATGGATTTCTTGGCTAAATACCAGTTCGATTTTAATGCTTGCATACACGAAG GAATATCTTATTTATCCAGAGAACAAGAAAGGGAAGCCTTAAGGAATTTGAATTCTGCACATGATAGTGAGTGGTCAGACATTTGTAAATTAAAAGATGTCAGGGACATGCCGTTGCACAGTGCATCAGACATTTTGTTCACTGCacgaatgaaaaacaaattccGTGGATGGCGCGATGGGTTATTAAATGAGCAAAATCTAGAAGACCAAATTCAAGGAATTACAGAAGACTCAAAATTTCAAGAGATATTTTTTGAGATGCATCCAGCTCTTAGGCTTAATGGATTCACCTCTCACCAGCTTAAATTGATTCATTTG GTCATCAGAAAACACTTCAAAGATCTTTCTTATATCAGTGTGAACAGTGAGGCTTCCGGTTTACAGCATTTAGTTGTGTATACAGACTCAAAGGATGAATTAAATTTACTTCTG aaaaaagtgaaagaagaaaatcatggggcagaaaagatgaaaattcaAGCTGCTGTGGGACTTCGCCATGTTATTGATCTCCTTTCATCGGAACAGAAGCTGATTGTTGGTCACAATTGTTTTCTAG ATATTGCTCATGTCTACAGCAAATTTATAGGCCCTCTTCCTGGTACTCCTGAAGAGTTTGTTACCTCAGTTAACAAGTACTTTCCACACATTGTTGACACCAAGATACTTCTGAACACTAATTTTATGCtccaagaaaagatgaaaagatcCAGAAAATCACTGGCAGCTGCATTCACTTCATTTTGTCCTCAAATTGCAGCTGGTTCAAGAACCAGTTATCTAGGTTCACTCTCACATGTGAAAGTGGACGTTGAAGTCGATGAAGTGAG ATCATCCAGCTGGAACCCTGGAGGCAAGCATGAGGCAGGATATGATGCCTTCATGACTGGATGCATCTTTGCCCAGTTATGCAGCGATTTAGGTATTGATTACAAACTCCACGATTCTTCAAAACAATTAGCCCTTGACGAGAAACTGCAGAATTATATTAATCGTCTATATCTTAGTTGGATGCATGGGGACATTATTGATCTAACTACTGGTAATAAGGTTGCCGATTCTTCACCCAGTCATAGCCTCAGGAGGCGGTACccaaaaattttgtttgagaaCATTGTTATTATTTGGGGATTTCCTTCTGCGCTGAAGGCAAATGAAATAAGAATGTGCATATCTAAAGTATTTGGTCCAACTTCTATAGTTTCTCTCTTCCACCTGGATGCAACTGCAGTATTCGTTCAGTTTAGTGAAACACAACTAGTTTCtgattttctttcattgaaGAACACCTTAGAGAGAAGTGATGGTGCACTATTGGTTTTGCATCCACTGTCAAAACTTTTGGAAGGTGGAAATACATGTGCTGCTAATTATGGTacttataaagaaatttgcgGCTCACCCTTATCAGAATGCCTGTTTGCTGATCAGGCAAAGGCAGTTGGTATAAAGTGGAAGACCAAATTGCCAGAATACAAGGTAGTATTGGGGGCCGAAGAACATGAAAATTCAAGTGTAAGAGGTAATGTAAATATTGCTATGGAGAATGTGCAAAGGACGAAGCCAAACAAAATTGATCAATTGCGAAATGCTCCATCTCGGAGACAAGTCTCCCCATATGGGGATGAAGATTCTTGTGTTGCAGAAGGCAACTTGTGA
- the LOC106779612 gene encoding poly(A)-specific ribonuclease PARN-like isoform X1, with product MKPHKLPSPSFSRALARALSPATHATPATPAIPATSTIPTQCDLAFPLKTVTTANFEPSLAELRHHVRTSNFVAIDLEMSGITSAPWRESFEFDRSDVRYLKVRDSATKFAVLQFGVCPFRWDSSNHSFVAYPHSFYVFPRQEHAGLGPCDEFLWQTTSMDFLAKYQFDFNACIHEGISYLSREQEREALRNLNSAHDSEWSDICKLKDVRDMPLHSASDILFTARMKNKFRGWRDGLLNEQNLEDQIQGITEDSKFQEIFFEMHPALRLNGFTSHQLKLIHLVIRKHFKDLSYISVNSEASGLQHLVVYTDSKDELNLLLKKVKEENHGAEKMKIQAAVGLRHVIDLLSSEQKLIVGHNCFLDIAHVYSKFIGPLPGTPEEFVTSVNKYFPHIVDTKILLNTNFMLQEKMKRSRKSLAAAFTSFCPQIAAGSRTSYLGSLSHVKVDVEVDEVRSSSWNPGGKHEAGYDAFMTGCIFAQLCSDLGIDYKLHDSSKQLALDEKLQNYINRLYLSWMHGDIIDLTTGNKVADSSPSHSLRRRYPKILFENIVIIWGFPSALKANEIRMCISKVFGPTSIVSLFHLDATAVFVQFSETQLVSDFLSLKNTLERSDGALLVLHPLSKLLEGGNTCAANYGTYKEICGSPLSECLFADQAKAVGIKWKTKLPEYKVVLGAEEHENSSVRGNVNIAMENVQRTKPNKIDQLRNAPSRRQVSPYGDEDSCVAEGNL from the exons ATGAAGCCACACAAACTTCCCTCTCCCTCATTCTCACGTGCGCTTGCACGTGCCCTATCCCCCGCCACCCACGCCACCCCCGCTACCCCCGCCATCCCCGCCACCTCCACCATCCCCACGCAATGCGATTTGGCATTTCCTTTGAAGACGGTGACCACCGCAAACTTCGAACCATCGCTGGCGGAGCTCCGTCACCACGTCCGAACGTCGAACTTCGTGGCCATCGACCTCGAGATGAGCGGCATCACCAGCGCTCCCTGGCGCGAATCCTTCGAGTTTGACCGCTCCGACGTGCGCTACCTCAAAGTCCGAGACTCCGCCACCAAGTTCGCCGTCCTTCAATTCGGCGTTTGCCCCTTCCGTTGGGATTCCTCTAATCACTCCTTCGTCGCGTATCC GCACAGTTTCTATGTTTTTCCTCGACAGGAGCATGCAGGTCTGGGTCCGTGCGATGAATTTCTCTGGCAGACTACTTCAATGGATTTCTTGGCTAAATACCAGTTCGATTTTAATGCTTGCATACACGAAG GAATATCTTATTTATCCAGAGAACAAGAAAGGGAAGCCTTAAGGAATTTGAATTCTGCACATGATAGTGAGTGGTCAGACATTTGTAAATTAAAAGATGTCAGGGACATGCCGTTGCACAGTGCATCAGACATTTTGTTCACTGCacgaatgaaaaacaaattccGTGGATGGCGCGATGGGTTATTAAATGAGCAAAATCTAGAAGACCAAATTCAAGGAATTACAGAAGACTCAAAATTTCAAGAGATATTTTTTGAGATGCATCCAGCTCTTAGGCTTAATGGATTCACCTCTCACCAGCTTAAATTGATTCATTTG GTCATCAGAAAACACTTCAAAGATCTTTCTTATATCAGTGTGAACAGTGAGGCTTCCGGTTTACAGCATTTAGTTGTGTATACAGACTCAAAGGATGAATTAAATTTACTTCTG aaaaaagtgaaagaagaaaatcatggggcagaaaagatgaaaattcaAGCTGCTGTGGGACTTCGCCATGTTATTGATCTCCTTTCATCGGAACAGAAGCTGATTGTTGGTCACAATTGTTTTCTAG ATATTGCTCATGTCTACAGCAAATTTATAGGCCCTCTTCCTGGTACTCCTGAAGAGTTTGTTACCTCAGTTAACAAGTACTTTCCACACATTGTTGACACCAAGATACTTCTGAACACTAATTTTATGCtccaagaaaagatgaaaagatcCAGAAAATCACTGGCAGCTGCATTCACTTCATTTTGTCCTCAAATTGCAGCTGGTTCAAGAACCAGTTATCTAGGTTCACTCTCACATGTGAAAGTGGACGTTGAAGTCGATGAAGTGAG ATCATCCAGCTGGAACCCTGGAGGCAAGCATGAGGCAGGATATGATGCCTTCATGACTGGATGCATCTTTGCCCAGTTATGCAGCGATTTAGGTATTGATTACAAACTCCACGATTCTTCAAAACAATTAGCCCTTGACGAGAAACTGCAGAATTATATTAATCGTCTATATCTTAGTTGGATGCATGGGGACATTATTGATCTAACTACTGGTAATAAGGTTGCCGATTCTTCACCCAGTCATAGCCTCAGGAGGCGGTACccaaaaattttgtttgagaaCATTGTTATTATTTGGGGATTTCCTTCTGCGCTGAAGGCAAATGAAATAAGAATGTGCATATCTAAAGTATTTGGTCCAACTTCTATAGTTTCTCTCTTCCACCTGGATGCAACTGCAGTATTCGTTCAGTTTAGTGAAACACAACTAGTTTCtgattttctttcattgaaGAACACCTTAGAGAGAAGTGATGGTGCACTATTGGTTTTGCATCCACTGTCAAAACTTTTGGAAGGTGGAAATACATGTGCTGCTAATTATGGTacttataaagaaatttgcgGCTCACCCTTATCAGAATGCCTGTTTGCTGATCAGGCAAAGGCAGTTGGTATAAAGTGGAAGACCAAATTGCCAGAATACAAGGTAGTATTGGGGGCCGAAGAACATGAAAATTCAAGTGTAAGAGGTAATGTAAATATTGCTATGGAGAATGTGCAAAGGACGAAGCCAAACAAAATTGATCAATTGCGAAATGCTCCATCTCGGAGACAAGTCTCCCCATATGGGGATGAAGATTCTTGTGTTGCAGAAGGCAACTTGTGA
- the LOC106779623 gene encoding RPM1-interacting protein 4 — MSEKGRPLPKFGDWDVNDPASAEGFTVIFNKARDEKKTGGNPESPAKTAADPHSKPAVDPGKTQTKKWFCCMQPSAE; from the exons ATGTCG GAAAAGGGTCGGCCACTGCCAAAATTTGGTGATTGGGATGTCAATGATCCAGCCTCGGCTGAGGGGTTCACAGTGATATTTAATAAGGCTAGGGATGAAAAGAAAACAGGTGGCAATCCTGAGTCACCAGCAAAGACTGCCGCTGATCCTCATAGCAAACCTGCAGTAGATCCTGGGAAAACTCAGACT AAAAAATGGTTTTGCTGCATGCAACCTTCTGCCGAATGA
- the LOC111240828 gene encoding transmembrane emp24 domain-containing protein p24beta2-like — MKVVIEMKVALSNFATAMVIFSSMNAVLGIRFVIDRRECFSHNVEHEADRVHASFVVIKVDASWQYTDDGVDLEVRGPAGEPIRDFLDVTSEIFEFVARSTGPYRFCFNNRSPYHETIDFDVHSSHVEFSDHHAKDEHLAPLFEEIVKLERALFNIQYEQHWLEAQTERQAIVGSAMSSRTIHKALFESAALMGASALQVYLLRRLFERKLTV; from the exons ATGAAGGTAGTGATAGAGATGAAGGTAGCGCTATCAAATTTTGCCACTGCAATGGTAATCTTTTCCAGCATGAATGCGGTGCTTGGGATCAGATTTGTGATTGACAGACGTGAATGTTTCTCTCACAATGTTGAGCACGAAGCGGATAGAGTTCATGCTTCATTTGTTGTCATCAAGGTTGATGCATCTTGGCAATATACTGATGATGGTGTAGACCTTGAG GTGAGGGGGCCTGCTGGTGAACCAATTCGAGATTTTCTTGACGTGACAAGTGAAATATTCGAGTTTGTGGCTCGAAGCACTGGACCCTATCGCTTCTGCTTCAACAACAGGTCTCCCTATCATGAAACAATTGATTTTGATGTCCACAGTAGCCACGTTGAGTTTTCTGATCATCATGCAAAAGATG AGCATTTAGCTCCTCTGTTTGAAGAGATAGTAAAATTAGAACGAGCTCTTTTCAACATCCAGTATGAACAGCATTGGCTTGAGGCTCAGACAGAACGTCAGGCAATAG TAGGCAGTGCAATGAGCTCGAGAACGATTCACAAGGCGCTATTTGAATCAGCAGCACTAATGGGTGCCAGCGCCCTCCAAGTTTATCTTCTTCGTCGCCTCTTTGAACGAAAGCTTACTGTTTAG
- the LOC106779624 gene encoding cellulose synthase-like protein E1, with protein sequence MPLLVYLAREKRPQVAHNFKAGAMNSLIRVSSMISNGEIILNVDCDMYSSNSQSLRDALCFLMDEDKGHEIAYVQTPQCFENITKNDLYGGALRVVYEVEFHGMDSLGGPLYAGTGCFHRREILCGRKFSDRYKKDWNEYKNIGDMTEVSLHELEEQSKALASCTFEINTLWGKEVGLLYGCSLEDVMTGLXIKCRGWKSVFYNPQRRAFLGVAPNTLPQTLVQHKRWSEGCFQILLSKHSPAWHAYGLISPGLQMAYCYYNLWVFICWPTLYYCVIPXLYLLKGIPLFPQMSNPWFIPFAYVILGDXSYCLMEFLWSGGTIKGWWNELRIWLYKRTSSYLFAFVDTILKSFGFSESTFVVSAKVAEEEVSXRYEKEXMEFGNSSPMLTVLATVALLNLFCLLGMFLKQVFISEGGLRIFDAMALQVLLSGVLVLINVPVYQGLFLRKDEGRLPMSVAAKSTALALSACVLFISLS encoded by the exons ATGCCCCTATTGGTATATTTGGCTCGTGAGAAGAGACCTCAAGTTGCTCATAACTTCAAAGCTGGAGCCATGAATTCATTG ATAAGAGTGTCATCAATGATTAGCAACGGGGAAATTATCCTTAATGTAGATTGTGACATGTACTCAAGCAATTCTCAATCTCTAAGGGATGCACTGTGCTTCCTCATGGATGAAGATAAGGGCCATGAGATTGCTTATGTGCAGACTCCACAGTGTTTTGAGAATATCACCAAGAATGATCTATATGGTGGTGCTCTACGAGTAGTTTATGAG GTGGAATTCCATGGTATGGATTCCCTTGGTGGGCCTTTGTATGCGGGAACTGGCTGCTTTCACAGAAGAGAGATACTGTGTGGACGAAAGTTCAGTGACCGATACAAGAAAGATTGGAATGAATACAAGAATATTGGTGATATGACAGAAGTAAGCTTGCATGAACTGGAAGAACAATCAAAGGCTCTTGCTAGTTGTACCTTTGAGATAAACACTTTATGGGGAAAAGAG GTGGGACTGCTATATGGTTGCTCATTAGAGGATGTTATGACAGGTTTGTNTATTAAATGCAGAGGATGGAAATCAGTGTTCTATAATCCTCAAAGGAGAGCTTTCTTAGGTGTAGCTCCAAACACCTTGCCACAAACACTAGTTCAACATAAGAGATGGTCNGAAGGATGCTTTCAAATTTTGCTTTCCAAGCATAGTCCTGCATGGCATGCTTATGGATTAATCAGTCCCGGCCTCCAAATGGCATATTGTTACTATAACCTATGGGTGTTTATTTGCTGGCCAACACTATATTACTGCGTCATCCCTNCACTCTATCTCCTTAAAGGCATTCCCTTGTTTCCACAG ATGTCAAATCCATGGTTCATACCTTTTGCATATGTGATTCTTGGCGATTGNTCTTACTGCCTGATGGAGTTTTTGTGGTCAGGAGGCACAATAAAGGGTTGGTGGAATGAGCTACGGATATGGCTGTACAAGAGAACAAGCTCATACCTCTTTGCTTTTGTTGATACCATCTTGAAGTCTTTTGGCTTTTCAGAATCAACATTTGTAGTATCTGCAAAGGTAGCAGAAGAAGAAGTTTCCNAACGATATGAGAAAGAGATNATGGAGTTTGGAAACTCATCCCCAATGCTCACTGTGCTAGCAACAGTTGCATTGCTGAATTTGTTTTGCCTTCTTGGCATGTTCCTAAAGCAAGTGTTCATCAGTGAAGGGGGTCTCAGGATTTTTGATGCAATGGCATTGCAAGTTCTTCTAAGTGGGGTTTTGGTTCTCATCAATGTACCTGTGTACCAAGGACTCTTCCTAAGAAAAGATGAGGGAAGATTACCAATGTCTGTTGCAGCAAAATCTACAGCATTGGCTCTAAGTGCATGTGTCCTCTTTATTTCCTTAAGTTAA